Proteins encoded by one window of Candidatus Odinarchaeum yellowstonii:
- the larC gene encoding nickel pincer cofactor biosynthesis protein LarC — MMNRNKILFIDSSLSGLSGDMLLSALIDMGFKEENLNTLHSTIKNEYTSPFFKGFKLSSTKRDGLTAKTMLVDIIEDHREIDVEEFKEIFYKCLEKTNLKEVYKDYASRVFEDLINAEKKIHRSDNSERLYLHELSSPDTVFDILGVSSGLQYFSILEEAEVYATPIPIGGGSVKFSHGAFNVPVPVVSELLRKHGIPFHFGPVKEELLTPTGIALIAGLKPSFQTIPGDLTIICEGYGAGNRVIEGFPNVLKMILFNKSDANSGNFLENDYVVVLETNLDDITGEKLSYAIEKIMEAGALDVSVTPTLMKKGRVGYIVKVLCTLEDERKIMENVFDYTNTLGLRRYVSLRYKLKREVNTVNLNIKGELYRVRVKEALTIKGLKRFKPEFEDLKKVSESVKLPLEEVLRLVRKEIERKLKKT, encoded by the coding sequence ATGATGAATAGAAATAAAATTCTTTTCATAGACAGTAGTTTAAGCGGCTTATCAGGTGACATGCTTCTATCAGCATTAATCGACATGGGTTTCAAAGAAGAAAATCTTAACACCCTTCACTCAACTATAAAAAACGAGTACACTAGCCCGTTTTTCAAAGGCTTTAAATTATCTTCAACTAAAAGAGACGGTTTAACCGCTAAAACAATGCTAGTCGACATAATTGAAGACCATAGAGAGATTGACGTGGAGGAGTTTAAAGAAATATTTTATAAGTGCCTTGAAAAAACGAATTTAAAAGAGGTGTACAAGGATTACGCTTCAAGAGTTTTTGAAGATTTAATCAACGCTGAAAAGAAAATACATCGCTCAGATAACAGTGAACGCTTATATTTACATGAGTTATCTTCCCCGGATACTGTTTTCGATATTTTAGGAGTGTCATCAGGCCTCCAATATTTTTCAATACTAGAAGAAGCCGAAGTCTACGCTACTCCGATACCTATTGGAGGTGGGAGTGTTAAATTTTCCCACGGCGCTTTCAACGTTCCAGTTCCGGTTGTATCCGAACTCCTCAGAAAACACGGGATTCCATTTCACTTCGGCCCTGTTAAAGAAGAGCTTTTAACACCGACAGGCATAGCTCTCATAGCCGGGTTGAAACCCTCATTCCAGACTATCCCTGGTGATTTAACTATTATATGTGAAGGTTACGGCGCGGGTAACCGTGTTATTGAAGGCTTCCCTAACGTGTTAAAAATGATACTATTTAATAAATCAGATGCTAACAGCGGAAACTTCTTAGAAAACGATTACGTGGTTGTTTTAGAAACAAATTTAGACGATATCACAGGTGAGAAGTTAAGCTACGCTATTGAAAAAATCATGGAAGCGGGAGCGTTAGATGTATCAGTCACACCGACGCTTATGAAGAAAGGCCGCGTAGGCTACATTGTTAAAGTCCTATGTACATTGGAAGATGAACGGAAAATAATGGAAAACGTCTTCGACTACACTAACACGCTAGGCTTGAGAAGGTATGTTTCACTCAGGTATAAGCTTAAAAGAGAAGTGAATACTGTGAACTTGAATATTAAAGGGGAATTATATAGGGTGAGAGTTAAAGAAGCGCTTACCATCAAAGGATTAAAAAGATTTAAACCGGAATTCGAAGATCTTAAAAAAGTGTCTGAGAGCGTTAAACTCCCATTAGAAGAAGTGTTAAGACTTGTAAGGAAAGAAATTGAAAGAAAGCTTAAAAAAACTTAA
- a CDS encoding MBL fold metallo-hydrolase, which translates to MVYELITPEVIRVYDEYRSDIGFSNAYLILGERVILIDTGVKSKPTSILEALKSVGKSLDDISYILLTHTHPDILGGLKWLSSKSKAIVCCSQPSADLLKNSEDILVKSFGVNKNFNLLLKHKGVDINFKSFNPGKIIVDKTILGVGDIQLVVIESKGHCNGHLCFWIPQYNILFSGDELYPYFNKPNMFMIDRTGSFSKRVFSLKLFKELKPQIICQVHDLPLVYGAVRAVSSALEIQDCWRSAVLEYFKLYNEASLLDVEKYVFRCFNVKLDSYIEKLENHSTILKILEFLEEEGLIEKTSAKSGAIEKQVWRIKNFDS; encoded by the coding sequence ATGGTCTACGAGCTGATCACCCCTGAAGTTATCAGAGTGTATGATGAGTATAGAAGTGACATCGGATTCTCTAACGCCTATCTTATTTTAGGTGAGAGAGTTATACTCATAGATACAGGTGTAAAATCTAAACCTACTAGTATCTTAGAGGCTTTAAAAAGCGTAGGGAAAAGTTTAGATGATATTTCTTATATTCTCCTTACACACACTCATCCTGATATATTAGGGGGGCTTAAATGGTTGAGTAGTAAATCTAAAGCTATCGTCTGTTGTAGTCAACCTTCCGCGGACTTACTGAAAAACTCAGAGGATATTCTTGTTAAAAGCTTCGGTGTTAACAAAAATTTTAACCTTCTACTGAAGCATAAAGGTGTTGACATAAACTTTAAGTCCTTTAATCCGGGTAAAATTATCGTTGATAAAACTATTTTAGGTGTAGGTGATATCCAACTTGTTGTAATCGAGTCTAAAGGTCACTGTAACGGTCATTTATGCTTCTGGATTCCTCAATATAATATTTTATTTTCAGGAGATGAATTATATCCATACTTTAATAAGCCGAACATGTTTATGATTGATCGAACCGGATCTTTTTCTAAAAGAGTTTTCTCTTTAAAATTATTTAAGGAGCTTAAACCTCAAATAATCTGTCAAGTCCACGATCTACCTTTAGTATACGGTGCTGTGCGCGCGGTCAGCTCCGCTTTAGAAATACAGGATTGCTGGAGGAGTGCTGTTTTAGAATATTTTAAATTATATAATGAAGCTAGTTTGTTAGATGTAGAAAAATATGTTTTTAGATGTTTTAATGTTAAACTTGACAGTTATATCGAGAAATTAGAGAATCATTCAACTATTTTAAAGATACTAGAGTTTTTAGAAGAGGAGGGATTAATTGAAAAAACTTCAGCTAAGAGTGGAGCTATAGAAAAACAGGTTTGGCGTATTAAAAACTTTGATTCCTAA